Proteins found in one Terribacillus sp. DMT04 genomic segment:
- a CDS encoding helix-turn-helix domain-containing protein, whose protein sequence is MKNDTFVLKGQAVKVARYLKGMKLNDFAKKVGIDPDYLSKIENGERGISERNQGLLLRGLIYKLKLSYEEIAAIHILVEYVKGGIKNG, encoded by the coding sequence GTGAAGAACGATACATTCGTATTGAAAGGACAAGCGGTAAAGGTAGCACGTTACTTAAAGGGAATGAAATTGAATGATTTTGCTAAGAAAGTCGGCATTGACCCTGACTACTTGTCCAAAATCGAAAATGGAGAACGAGGTATATCAGAACGTAATCAAGGGTTATTGTTGCGGGGATTAATCTATAAACTCAAGCTATCTTACGAAGAGATTGCGGCAATACACATTCTTGTTGAATATGTGAAAGGAGGAATAAAGAATGGATAA